TCTCCGCAACAAGCGCCTCCACCCGCTCCTTGAAGTCAGACACCGAAATACTCCGCCACTTCCTTCCAATCGGCAACACGCTCTACGCCAGGATGAAGTTCTTTACCCCTGCTCCAACCCCAGTCACCAAATAACAAGGCTTTCACACCGACTTCTGCTGCCAAGTTACAGTGCTCAGGGCTATCGTCTATAAGGTAGCCGGCACCTATCTCCTTGCAAATATGAGCTTTTGTAACCTTTCGGTCGGAATCGCTCCATAAACTTACAAAGTGAACATCGGCAAAGATGTCTGCAGCGTACTTCCCAAGCATCTGATTGGTAATATCCACGAACTCAGCAGTACGTGAAGTAACAATCTCAAGTTGATATCGACTTTTTAGCTTCTCGAGTATGGCTACATCTTCTCGTAGGATCGACTGGTTCGCCTTATGGCTACTGGTCAAAAATTCCTTAAACAGAGTGTACGGATCTTCGCCCGTGTCCCCCCACAGCCTTTCATAGTATCCCCAATAATCACCGGGCTTTTTGAAGTCGTCGTAGGTAAGGTTTAAGCCAATCCTCTCCTTTGAGAAAGCAATAATAGCGTCCACCTCCGAACATAAAACTTCGTCAGCATCTACTGCGATGATTTCTCTCATAACGATGTCTTAGTGACGCGGGATTTGGCTTCGTTAGCTACGGTCTTGAGGAACTCGTTGCTACCGTGTGAACCATGATTCTCGTGAACTGCAAGGTCTTTACGTATTCGAGGAGTTACTTCGTCAGACTCAATCTCTTTCTCGCCAACCACAATGGTATACGGCACTTTCCACATTTCAGCGTCTCTTATTTTTTTGCCAACTGATTCGTTGCTGTTATCTACCGTTAGTCGCAGGCCGAGTTCACGCGCCTCATCCGCCAGCTTAGCGGCATACGCCACAGTCGCATCTTCTTGATTAACTGTAATAACCCGAACTTGTTCTGGGGAAAGCCAAACCGGGAACTTACCGGCAAAGTGTTCTATAAGCAGCATAATAAACCGTTCGAATGATCCCAGGATAGCCCTATGAATCAGCACGGGCGGCTTCTCGCTGCCATCGGCATCTGCGTAAGTTAGCTCAAAGCGTTTTGGCATCGCAAAGTCTAGCTGTACGGTGGCCAACTGCGTTTCACGCCCCAAAGCGTCGGTAAACATAAAATCTAGTTTTGGCCCGTAAATAGCCGCTTCACCTTCCATTCGTTTAGCCTTTAAGCCAAGTTTTTCAGAAACTGCCTCTAGCATGTCCTCCGCCTTATCCCAATCAGCAGGCTCACCGATGTATTTTTCTGGAGCGATGCCGTCACGAACTGACAGTGAAACCCAATGTTTACCCCACAATCCAAGCCGTTCATAAAACTCTTGAATAATGTTTGCCAGCGTAGTCGCCTCTTCTTCAATTTGATCTACAGTACAGAACGTATGACCGTCGTCTACCGTAAAACCGCGTGTACGCTGCAAACCACCGAGCTGGCCGGGCTTTTCGTCCCGATATTGCATGGTCTGTTCTATGTAGCGGATTGGTAAATCACGGTAACTTCGTGGTCGTGCAGCATAAATCTGCGTATGATGCGGACAATTAACCGGCTTGAGTACAAATTCTTGCTGATAATGACTCTCTACCCTAAACAGCTCTTCCTCAAACTTCTCGGCATGTCCAGATAATTTATATAGGTCTAGCTTAGCAAGGTGCGGTATAGACACCTGCTGCATATCATACTGGCGGCTAATGTCTTTAAGCGCACTCTTGAGCTCCTCAATTAACACCGTGCCGCGCGGTGAATAAAGTGGCAAACCCGGCCCGACAAGCTCAGAAAAGGAAAACAAGTCGAGTTCTTGGCCAAGCTTACGATGATCGCGCTTTTTAGCCTCTTCTAACATGTTGAGGTGCTGACGGAGCTCCTTTTCGGTTGCAAACGCCACGCCGTACAGCCTCTGCATTTGCGGGTTACCTTCTTTACCGCGCCAATAAGCACCGG
This portion of the Candidatus Saccharibacteria bacterium genome encodes:
- the thrS gene encoding threonine--tRNA ligase, whose product is MSENTGDQDKLHAMRHSLAHIMASAVQKLWPEAKFGVGPVVEHGFYYDIDLGDITISEDDFERIEAEMRATIKDNQVFEQFTKPIDEAVAWAKEAKQPYKEELLNDLKRSGTTVAKDLEVEELGTITDSDSKVDEVGFYRNGDFTDLCRGPHVESTGKVGAFKLMRVAGAYWRGKEGNPQMQRLYGVAFATEKELRQHLNMLEEAKKRDHRKLGQELDLFSFSELVGPGLPLYSPRGTVLIEELKSALKDISRQYDMQQVSIPHLAKLDLYKLSGHAEKFEEELFRVESHYQQEFVLKPVNCPHHTQIYAARPRSYRDLPIRYIEQTMQYRDEKPGQLGGLQRTRGFTVDDGHTFCTVDQIEEEATTLANIIQEFYERLGLWGKHWVSLSVRDGIAPEKYIGEPADWDKAEDMLEAVSEKLGLKAKRMEGEAAIYGPKLDFMFTDALGRETQLATVQLDFAMPKRFELTYADADGSEKPPVLIHRAILGSFERFIMLLIEHFAGKFPVWLSPEQVRVITVNQEDATVAYAAKLADEARELGLRLTVDNSNESVGKKIRDAEMWKVPYTIVVGEKEIESDEVTPRIRKDLAVHENHGSHGSNEFLKTVANEAKSRVTKTSL